Genomic segment of Pochonia chlamydosporia 170 chromosome 1, whole genome shotgun sequence:
TTGATCTGTCTGAAGATCTTTTGAATGACATCCTTTTCTGGAACGATTTATATGAAGTCTAACGGCGGCCAAACATAACTCTGGCCACTTCACATTGCCCTTCTTCTAGAATAGAATACATAGCTAGATTGAAACCATTCGAGAGCACATGATCATGGTCATCAGGATGGGAATGGCTAGAGCGGTAACGGTAATAACCGCCATGGGATAGCTCTGGCGTGTAGTATGTGTCGTATAAGCAAGTCCCGAGTTCGTTTCCCAGATATGGGCAACAACTCTAGAAGGTATTACTTGGTGACCCTCGTGTTGGGTTAGTAGTGCAACTGCCATCGTCCAAAGTGTTCACTGTGTGAAATAATGGGCTTTGAGTGTACAAGCGAAGGCCAAACTCTCCATCTAGTCTTACAATAATCAAGACAGGGTGCGACCCTAGCTTATTAATGAGTCCCTGAAtaaaagaaaggaaaagtTCAGTATTAGTaacagaccagacgtcacAGTATTGTGACATCGGACACTTTATTCTATCACTGCTTGTATACAAAGGGCCATTGTGTAATTCGCTGTGACTGCCGACACAAACCGAGTATGTTCTCGAAGAGTCATCCAGCCTAACTGTAAATCGCAGTGCGCAAATAAATCTCAATTAGTTTACGTCTTTTCGGTTCCCGGCTCAGTGACAACATATACGAAGTCCATTGGCTCCTCTGTGCAGTCACTAtgaagggggggggggggggaaGACTGGTGGTGGCAATATGTATGACCGACAATGATCCGGTGACTGCACAATTCGGATGTTCCGAAGAAGGGTGTCAGGATAAACATAAAAGTACAACGCTGTACCTTACTGGTTGCAGTGTATCTCCTGTTACGAATACCAATGTGTTCACTTCACAGATTGGAGCTCATAAGCAGTGTATGCCGACCAGCGCCGAAATGGACTTTGTGTATTGCAAAACCACAAGCACTGCAGGGGTTTTTACCGAGGAGAATGTTGGTGAGGCAGGGGTACCTGTGCCAAGGAATACCCTGATGGTCTCTTACAATACAAATAGGCTGGTCGAGGTTCACAGAACTGACGTCGAATAAATCCGTATCTCCGTACCGACCCGACTATCTGAAACAATGACACTGGGCAAACAGATGCCGAAGGCTGATACTTCACTTCGTGCAGGCTAAGATACAATATATTTTATGAGGGGACAATCCAGATATATGACAGATATATGAGCTTGGAAAAAGTCGTTTAAAAGAACAATGCGGGAGCTACTGGACTAGAAATTAACGTGTACAACTCAATATCAAGTCTTCCTTGGGGTATGACATGgtatcaaagaaaataaccgctaggtcattcagcaaaagggaacgctccgctgatgcagagatatagtacaggttatattccgttgacacacccccccccccccagCTTAGATGGCTCTCAGATAAGCTGCATCCTAGGTGTTTGGTAGTGACCTTCCCTTTGTGGAAAGCTGGCGGTAGGTGGCTCTGTGGTTTTTATATGTGTGTGGGTGCCTTTGTGGCTGATGGAAAAGCTCTGTGATAGACGCTCCGTGCAGAGGGCTCAAACTTGCAACCTTAAGATGCGCAGTAGGGCTCGCAAACCGGGCTCATAActatcaaagaaaatgaccgctaggtcattcagcaaaagggaacgctccgctgatgcagagagatagtacaggttTTATTCCGTTGACACATGGAGATTCTCCCGCCCGTCCGGTGACGTCGCTCTTCAGCGATGTATGGCTGGTATTCAGATGCGGTTGGCAACAAAAAGTCATGAATAGAGAAGGAGccttgctgccaaggccCAAGCTTCACCATCGTGGTGGAGAAATCATGGTCAAAAAATACGAGAACCCAAGATTCGATACTCTAGCCACAACCCCGAGTTTCTACTCCGCAAACGCGGGGTATGGAATCGGCAGGTACCAAATTCAAACGCGCAATAGCGTGATTGTGGATAAGGATGCACTTTTGATTTTGAATATAGGTCATTTTCTATGGTATAGCATCTCAAGCAAGGTCATTTCGTCTTTAGCATAATGGCTTTGCTCACCATACCGACGAAACGAGGATACTAAGACCATGTAAGCTACGATAGATTTTGTTCCAACTAACTGTGGTGTCCCAGAAACTGGATTCCGGTGGGGTATAGGTAAGGTTAAAGTACTAAGAGATCGCGAGATTTACTAACGCCTCACGAGTGTACGTCAATACAGACAGGCTTAAAGGACTAGCAGCCTTAGAGATAAGAAGTCCTTGCACAAAGGCTTATGAGACAGATAACTGTTCTGTATGATTATAGGTAATGCTGCTCgtgacaagaagaaagctaCAAAATCCCTGTAGTATTACTGAAAGATAATGTAATAGTTGTAGATAACTTCTTGGCTCACAAAACCCCCACCTTTGGATCATTGTACTCCTTGCCACTGCTCCATTGTGCAAGGTGTGACGTAGTATTGGAATAGTATATTACTGCCCCATGCGAATTTACAACGAGGTAACCAACTCCCAATTCGGGGACGTGTGAAATTCTCTCCCCAGCGATCCCTGTATACCAATATAGATCCGCATACGTCCAGTTGCCTTAGTCGGGAATGTCCATGTAAGCAAATCAATTGCCTTAACGACGTCCTTTGTATTGAGACTGTTCTCAAAACCTTAATCTTTCCAAAAAGGGTCTGGCAACTTTCCAGGTTTAAATGAACAAGGCCGAGCGATGACAGTTGCCCTGGTCGCAGATTCTCACTCTGTGACTGCCGAGCCCGCTTCGCGCTGGCTCTCGTCCAAGTCCAGAAGGAGTCGATCCCGAATAGCCTCATCCCCATAATAGTCGTCTATTTTGTACAAGCCTGAAATTGGGGAAGTGACTTCGATTGGTTCATTTTGGAAGGAGGTGCGAATGAGTCGTGCAATTGTTTGTCCACAGCTCTTCAACCTGCCTGTTTTGATGTGCCAAGACTGGGGATGAGCCCCGAAACTCATCATCGGTGGTCATGGGCTGCAAAATCAAACTACACAGATCAGATTGCACTACTCTTTGACAGCATGCTCTACCACTGTATTCCTAAAGTGCTCTCTTGACTAGTCGTTGTACCTCATGTTagctcttgttcttcttccttATTTTTGCCCTATTTTTAGCTACATTCACCAAGAATAGTTTGCTTTTGACTCTGATAGGTTGCCGGTACCAGGTTCGAGAAGGTCTATTGCCACTTGGATAAAGTCATCATTCACAAAGAGAGTAAGAGGTTCCACAAGTGTCACACGGGACGGGATGGTCCGAGAGCCTTTGAGTCCCTCTTGATATTGGTTACACAGGATGACCACAAAGGAGATGGTTACACAACAGCATCACGAGGTCAGAATCAGAGCCTAAGGCAGAACCGGAAGGTTGGGTATAAATAAGGATCCTCAGGGCCAGCTAGATTGAACAGAACCAAGGACCTTTGATACCAAAAGAGATTATATCTGAATAGAGTATATTGATTCCAAGCCCAGGACACTGCCCTTGTCACAACAAGGCAATTCTGGTTGCAGCTATCCATGTTTTAAACTGAGGGCCGTTTCTTCGCAATGAACTATCTCAGAGCGGGATGTGGTAGAATGTTCTATGCCGATAGAAGAGGCAGGTAGTAGTGCATATAATTTATCACAAATACAACACCTTCTTGGAGCCAATAGATGTGGTCACTTGTATCTATTGACACGATTTCAAATTCAACAGACAAGATATCATGGAATATAAATACAACCATTTCCCTCCAAGATAATAGCTCGTCactctcatcttcaacatcatcttcaataCCATCCGCGCACAAAACCAGCTCATATactcaaaatggcaccaaaaACTGCTCTCGTGGCCGCCCTGGCAATGACCACAGTCCCAACGGCTGTCGCCCTTCCAACCAAAGACAGCAACGACCTTTGGATCGTAGGCGGAGAAGCCGCAAGGGCTGGCGAGTTTCCCTACATCGTTTCCATATTACGAAACGGTCGCCAGAACTGTGGCGGCACCTTGTTGAACGCCAACACTGTCCTCACGGCAGCCCATTGCACTAGCGATCCCACTGATCAAGTCCGGGCCGGGACGCTGGTATGTAACACACTATCTTGAGAGGTCAACACTGGCCGAAAAAATAAAGGTGCTTTTTGTGCtaaaagagaaaaaaacaTGTAGACCTGGGGCTCTGGCGGTACTTTAGTCAACGTTGCCTCTATGATAGTCCACCCTGCCTATAACCCAAGCAATGCTGACAATGATATTGCCATTTGGAAGCTGCAAACTCCAATTCCGGAAAGCTCGGCGATCAAATATGCCACACTTTCGCAGCAAGGTTCTGATCCGCAAGCGGGCTCTACAGCAACCGTTGCTGGGTGGTGAGTATTTCCCAAGCAACGTTTATTGACGATTGATCACCTCTAATCACATCTTGCTTACCATTGAATTAGGGGAAGTATGCGGGAATTCGGGCCCGCTTCCGCGACGCTGCAGAAGGTGTCGGTTCCTATCGTGGACCGTCCGACCTGCCGGACTTCATACCCTGGGTTGACTGACAATATGGTCTGCGCCGGTCTTCCACAGGGCGGCAAAGACTCTTGCCAGGGAGACAGTGGTGGCCCGTTGATTGACGCGGCTACTGGGGCTTTGACTGGTGTTGTCTCGTGGGGACATGGATGTGCTCGACCCGGCTTCCCTGGTGTCTACGCTCGAGTGGGCAACTACATTGAtttcatcaagcagaatATGTAGATACTCTAGTCCGCGGTATAACTAGAGCACACATGACCAATATGTGCTGAGTACTCTTCCCTTCTGTTGGAAATAGCTTGCTCTTACAGTCTGCCAACAATGTTTTCTAGGCGCAGCCTGTCATGTTACTTGATAAACCTagggttttgtttttgtgtttgGAGCAAATAAATTTGGGTATTATGTCTACTTTGACGTGTCTTGACTTTCTAATATGCCTTGTAAAGACCGTCGTCAACTACACCTCCGTACAATCGGTGGATCTTGGATCTTGTAAAGCGAGTATAGTGATTTAGCAGCAGTTATGAGAGAGACCCAGGGCTCAATCGACATGTTACTTGTCAGTCTCAAGACAGATGTGCTAAATATACCCACAACAGGCTTTCGTATCTATCTAGCACTGCAAGATTTTAACATCGACGCAGTTGATCAGATGCTTTGTTGATGCAGAGGCACAGCTTGGGGGCGTTATAACATTCGTACAGGTGGAAGCATTAAAAGTCAAGTTACAATAATAAGAGGACAACTTAGGTTTACGTAATTAATTTTCAGCTCTCTATCGCACCGGCAGAGACTTTAGAACTCGAGGCCCCCAGCCCCAGTGCTGGCCAACAGGTATAGTTATGAGAATATGTTTGCGGCCAACTACTCGGCTTCCTTGGACAAACTACGGCTAGCTTAGGGTAGTCTAAATTTCACCTTACTGTTTATACGGTAAGCCCGGGTGTATTACATCGAAGGTTCCGCTGGTGGAATCGGAGAGGGAGCTTCTAACGGAGGCTTCGCGTACGATTTCTCGCAAGTTTCAAAGGACGGCGGTACAATGCAGAGCTCGTCCGAAGATCAATAGGGGAATTAACGCTCCACGGCAATATCACTCGTAAGTCGACCGGATTTGCTCTCAGGGGCTTTCATCAAACTAGCCTGGCGGCGCGTGGATATCGAGCTTCTCGATAAGCAGACTTGAACATTTAGGAAACTGATCCAGAATCAAATTACGACCTGGAAGAATTCAGGTGGATCTGCTTGTTTCTGCAGCATAATCTCAAGATACGGAGCATGCTGCTGCCATGCGGAGAATTTGAAATGACGAGCAATCACGCCATAGGGCCAGAGTCGGTAGCCCTAATTGCCGAGAATAAACAATCATGTCAGCCGCCAGATGCCGCACACTTTCAGGGGTTGAGCAAATCACTCTAACTTGCTTTCTGGATGAATTCAAGTCGAGCATGCTTTTTAAGAATCAGCTGGCCACGGGCTTGTGCGTTCTTGGAACAGGGGAAGGTCTAGACACTTTGTAGGAGACATTTGGGCAAAGAAAACTACTCCTATCGCCAAAACAAGCAGGTTTAAGCAGACATAGCAACAAGACAACATGATGCGATGTACTAAGCAACATTACGCCGAGACAAAGCGAACATAGCTCAGCCATGAGGACAATCTCAGACTAGGCAATAGTCCTTAGGTGAGGGTATCCGGATCGCATTCTTGCCTGCATGAACCAACATGCAGCAGTAAACCCGGTAAGCAACAGCCACACCTTGTGTAAGTCTCAATCTTACAAAGGATTGCCTCGATGTGTTTATGACACACCTGCATGCAGCTCGTCCCAAAAGAAGCTTAACCCATgggccaagccaaacgtGACCAAAGTTGCAATTAGAGATTGCCGCAGATCGCTTCAGGAGAACCCATGTCGAGATTGATGCATTATATTCGGCTATCGTCACAGCTGTGATTAATTTTGGTGCATGTCTCGTCTGGCGTGATTTCTGTACGACGTTATTGGACTCTGACTTTCACGTGTGTTTGCGTGATGGCATCCTTCAGCTCGCGGGGCAGCACACGTTATGCCTGGTGCCTCGCTCGGCCATGCAGGGTCCAATCTGAGCAGATTTGGCCAATCAGAATGAGGTTCAGAGCGGGATGCTGTTTTGGGACAATTTGCTCCGGTGAATTGCCGGTAAACTTTGAGAGAGGCAattgatgatgttgctctGAAGCAGTTGGATGAATTACCTGCTGGTTGTCTCTATGGTGCGACTAATACGCAACGGTCATGATGtcagagatgttggtgaCGCTTGACTATATTTTAACGGTAGATGCTGGATCTTGGTAGTACGAgtacgtacctaggtaggcaagGTAGGGCAAAGGACTGGGAAAATGTGGAAATGCCGATCCAGGCGTCATGAACAATGGGCACAGAGAGCCTTCAATCCCGCAGAACCCCGAGCTGCTCCGTAAGAGGTACTCCGGAAATGGTGGCCGCATCACCCAGGTGTAATGTAACCATGTTTGCCTGCACGGCGGTTCAAGGGCTGGACCAAAAGGCTGGACCAAGGCGCTTTCATGGAAGAGTGTCATAGAAATTTGCAAAGATAAGGTAAAGTGGCGCTTCATCTTGGGTCTGAATGGCAGTGATCATGCAAAGCATCATGTTTATTGGCTGCACGTGGGTAGTTCGGTGGGGGTCTGGGGCTGCCTGGTTTCGTGATTGCTAATCAGGCTCTGTGCTCCCAGCCAATTCTGCGGATGGACTTTCCTGGGTGGGACTGGTACTGTCTCTGCGTGAATTGCGGCTGCGTGACTTGACTCTGGTGTGGGTGGgttgatcaattgattgaaCCGGAACAGAACTTGACTTGAAGACTGGAGCAGTGGACTGGAGCAGAGACTGGAGCAGCTGGTCAAGTATTGTTCAAGGCGTTATTGACGCTCTGCGTGGAGTCCTTCGGCTGCCCCTCGGCTGGTGCATCGGCCACACCACTGTCCAGACATTCTCGCACGACTCATAATCCACCGGCCCggtattctcctcctccaaactTGTAACCGCAATCATCCACGAACCTGCTCTTGTCGCTGCGAACTACGATATTTGCACGACATCAGGTTAGATTATCGAGTCGACTTCCATCGAGCGAAATCACGACGTCCTGACTTGCACGCCTGTCACCACTCCTTCACAGGCCACCGCACGTCGACGTTCATTTTTGCCACTTGTCGAAAATCCGAAAGAGCGTCATTAAATCAGCGCAACGAAATCATCCATCCGGAATCACCAGCATCACGCATACGGAGTTGCTTTATACCTGGCTTCCCCAAATTCGAAACAAGCACATTCTGGTAGCCTACCCTCAGCAAGCATCACGCCATAATGTCGACATACAACGGTAGACACGGCCCAAACGTGTCGCAATACCTTCGCGACCTGAACACCATCAGTCCTCAGGATACAACCGGTCCTACCGAGGACGCTTTCAATATGGAAGACGATCTTgccctcttcaccaacaCTCAGTTCTTTGATTTCGACTCCGGCCAGAACACCGACTTCCAGGCGCAGCCTGTCAAGGTGGATGTCGATAATGCGACCCGACACAGCTCAACTGCGTCTGGCGACGTTACCCCTGCCCAGACCACAATTGGCGATATGCCCAACCTGGACTTTATGTCTGGTAAGTCATAATTTTATCTTTGTGCCGTTTGATGCCCATCACGTCTGTATCCTTGTTTCATTGGGACTGTAtgatgctcttcttgtcGTCCTTGGGAACCCCGGGGCGGGGCTACCAAGACAAAAGAACACCAAACTTCCCAATGTACAAATCACACAATATGCACGCGGTCTTTCTCCGTCAATCCCCGCCGCTATTCCAACCAGTCTTTTCTCGTTTTCCTGCACTGTTTCCCTCCCCGAGTTTACCTGGCGTGGACTCTGGGGTGGTTCATGTAGCAGATGTGGGGCATTATGGGGGGTTGCCTCTCGAAGACCATTTGTCATCGATGGTGCAATTCCTCGTGATGTCCGCTCGCAGATGCCACCGGGCTGACATGCGCACCACGACCGCCATCACTGGCCGGGTCTTGGTGCAGATCTGCCTGCCTGTTAAGGATGTCAATTGCGCCCGCCAGAAATGGCACTGCCGTGGACTTTACTTTTATCATTTAAACTACACTCAACGTCATGTCTCCCCTTGTTCAAGAACCCGGCTGACCCGTCATCCCACAATAGGTG
This window contains:
- a CDS encoding trypsin-related protease (similar to Metarhizium acridum CQMa 102 XP_007813173.1), which codes for MAPKTALVAALAMTTVPTAVALPTKDSNDLWIVGGEAARAGEFPYIVSILRNGRQNCGGTLLNANTVLTAAHCTSDPTDQVRAGTLTWGSGGTLVNVASMIVHPAYNPSNADNDIAIWKLQTPIPESSAIKYATLSQQGSDPQAGSTATVAGWGSMREFGPASATLQKVSVPIVDRPTCRTSYPGLTDNMVCAGLPQGGKDSCQGDSGGPLIDAATGALTGVVSWGHGCARPGFPGVYARVGNYIDFIKQNM